One window of Candidatus Nitrospira kreftii genomic DNA carries:
- a CDS encoding putative RNA-binding protein RbpA — translation MGAKIYVGGLPYSTTEQQLSDLFAAHGAVASARIITDKFTGQSRGFGFVEMSADAEAQAAITALNGTQFGGRTLTVNEARPQEPRSGGGGRGGFGGDRG, via the coding sequence ATGGGTGCGAAGATCTATGTCGGCGGATTACCCTATTCAACGACCGAGCAACAACTGAGCGACTTGTTCGCGGCCCATGGGGCCGTGGCCTCGGCGCGGATTATCACGGATAAGTTTACCGGGCAGTCTCGAGGATTCGGTTTTGTTGAAATGTCGGCAGACGCTGAAGCGCAAGCAGCGATTACTGCGTTGAACGGCACGCAGTTCGGCGGTCGTACGTTAACGGTGAATGAAGCTCGTCCTCAAGAGCCCCGTTCCGGCGGGGGAGGGCGAGGAGGATTTGGCGGCGATCGCGGTTAA